The genomic stretch GGCAGCAACTCGGGGGCCGATTTCGTGAAAACAGACGTCAGCGGGAATGGCGGGGTCAGCTACACCGCCAACACCACGACCGACGTCGACGTGAAGTACACCGTCAGCGGCACCTCGGCCATCCTCACGATGACCATCGGGACCTTCACGAGCACCTACAACTTCGGCACCGGCACCGCGCTCAGCAATGTCGAGATCGGCCTCCGCCTCTTCGACCAATCCTCCGGCAACTCGGTAATGATCGACAACCTCACCGTCTCCTCGATCGCCGCCGTTCCCGAGCCGTCGACGTACGCCCTCATGATCCTCGGAGCCTTCCTCGCGGGCCTCGCCTATCGCCGGAAACAGGGTTTCACTGCGACCGCAGAGGTTCATTGATTCTTTCGGCCCGCCACGCCTAGGCTGGGGAACGGCCATTGCCAGGAATCCATGCTGCACGGTCCCGTCCACCCCCGCATCACCCTGCTCTGGGCCTATCACGGCACCCTTTTCCTCTCCGATTCCTGGATTGAGGAATTCGAGGTGCAGCCCGGCGTCTTCTTCGTCGAAAGCGGCCTGATCGGCCTCCGCCACGAAGGGAAGGAAACGCTCTGCCGCCCCGGCGACCTCTTCTTCACCTTCACCGGCCACCGCTCCCAGTTCGCCGCCCCCGGCACCCGCCTCCTCTCCATCGGCTACCAGCTGGGGCTGGTCGACCAGCCGCCGCTCTACGATCTTCCCTTCGGCCTCCACGTCCCCAAGAGCCAACGCCGAGCCGCCGACCACGCCCTCCAGGCCGCCTCCGTGGCCCTATGCCGGGCGGTCCATCCGAAACTGCGCCATCCCTCCTCGATCCAGAGCTATCCGGAGGAGGCCCCCGACCTCGTCCACCATGCCGCCCGACAGGCCGCCCTCTGGAAATGGCTTACGGTCCTGATGGCGTGCCTCGAAAAACGGAAGACCACTCCCCGCCCCTTCTCCATTCAGGACTCGACCGTCGGGAAGGTCCGGACCGCCCTCGATAAAAGGCCGCTGAACAAATCGGCCTCCTCCATCTCAGTCGACCTCGCCCTCAATGTCGGGTGGCGGCGGGTGCAACAGCTTTTCCGGGCCGAGCTGCACATGTCGCCGAGCCAGTACTTCGAGCGTCGCCGCCTCCGCCACGCCCAGATGCGGTTGAGCGAGGTCGGAGTCTCGGTGAAGGAAGTCGCCTCGGAACTCGGCTTCTCGAGCCTTTCTCACTTCTCCTTCTGGTTCAAACGCCATTGCGGCTGCGCCCCCCGGGTCTTCCAGACCCGGCTTTAGAGATTTAGCGATAGACCAATATTAATATAATAAAAGTATACCATTTGGTTTTCCATCTCCAACAAGCGGGATAGGTTCGCCCCATGGAGGGCGAGGCATTCCTGATCGGATTTTTCGTGAGCCTCGCCGCGCTCTTCGTCGTCCTGAACGTCCAATCGCTGCGGGAGCGGAAAACCCTCACCCCGGAGGAGAGGGAAAAGCAGAAGGCCGAGAACGAGGAGATCAGCCGGGTCTGGTAGGGCGGGCCGACCCGCTTAAAAACCTAGGGCGTCGCGGCCTTCGTCCCGCCGGCGCGGCTTTCCAGATATTCCGAAGGCGTGATGAAGCGGGCCCCCTTCGCCGTGAGGAAATCGACGATGGCGACGAAGTTCGCAAAACGGGCGTCGTCCCACTTCCCCGGATGGCCCTGCATCACGAAGCAATCGCGACTCCCGACCAACTTCGCATAGGCCCCCTCGACCTTCGCCGGATTCGGGACGAAGGTCGGCTCCTCGATCGTCAGGTCGGTGTGATCGAGGATGAGGAGATGCGGCGTTGCCGAGGCCGTCTGGGGCTGCCCATAGAGGAAGATCTGGAGATCGGGATCCTCGGAAAGGGCCTTCAGCGTCGCCGCATCGGTCAGGTTGAAGGGCGGCCCGAAGGCGCGGAAGGTGATCCCCAGCTTGTCCTTGGCCAGCTGCTGCGAGCGGACGAGGTGATCCTTCTGCTGCTCGTAGGAAGGGCCCTTGAACTCCCAGAATTGCTTCCCCGCCTCGTCTTTCCACGCCAGGTGGTCGTATCCGTGATTCCAGAACTCGACCAGGCCCGTCTGCTGGAATTCCTTGATCCAGGCATAATACGATTCCTTCCCCTCGCCCTCCAGGGAATTGCAGATGATCCCGATCGAGAGCTTCAACTGCCGCTCGACGGCGAAGTCCCGCAACTTCTGCCACCGGCCCAACTCGCCCTTGTATCCATTGAGGTCATCGAGCTTCAGGATGACCGAGAACGGCTTCTCCGCCTTGGCAGCCGGGGCTTCCTCCTGTGCGGAGAGAAACGGGGCCGTCAGAAAAGCGACGGCCAGCACGACCAAAAAGGGCAAAGAGAAAGGGCGCGGAAAAGCTTTCACGGGTGGGGAAGGACGGAAGCGAGCCTACCTCGGACAACCACCTCGCGTGAAGCGCCTTGCGATTCTCAGTATAGAATGCCGACCGGCCCAAAAGGCTGAGCCTGTGGGTCCTCATTGAAGAAGGTCGCCCAAGCTGGAATGATATGTAAAGAAAATGGCGTTTTCTTTACATATCGTGTGGGACATGTAAAAAACCATTCCGATCCCCTTGATGATGAAGTCATCTCTTCCTCTCCTCCCCTTGCCCCCATCAGTCCAACTGGAGAGTGCTCCCATCCTGAAGTGCTTAGTCCAGGCGCACCGTCGCCTTGCTGAACTGAAAGGGGCAGTGACGGCCATCCCGAACGAAGAGATCCTCATTGATACCCTCTCTCTCCGCGAAGCCAAGGACTCCTCCACGATTGAGAACATCATCACGACCGAGGACGAACTCTTTCAGGCGGACGCCGTCGGCGGCACATTCCAGACCCCCGCGGCGAAGGAGGTCCACAGCTACGCCGCCGCCCTCAAAGTCGGCTTCCGGCACGTCCGCAAAGAGGGTGTGATCCGGCTCAAGCACATCCTCGAAATCCAGGCGACCCTCGTCGAAAACCGGGCCGGCCTGAGGAAGCTTCCCGGGACAGTTCTGAAGAACTCCAACACCGGGGCCGTCGTCTACGAGCCGCCGCAAGATTCAGCGGAGATCGAAAGGCTCATGGGCAACTTCGTCGAACACATGAACCGGGATGAGGCGGGCGATCCGGATCCGCTGATCCGCATGGCGATCCTCCACTACCAATTCGAGAGCATCCACCCCTTCTACGACGGGAATGGGCGCACCGGGCGCATTCTGAACCTCCTCCACCTCGTGCAACACCGGCTCCTCGATCTCCCGGTTCTTTACCTCAGCAGCTACATCGTCCGGCACAAGGAGGCGTACTACAGCGGCCTTCAGGCGATCCGCGAGAAGGAAGACTGGGAAGGGTGGATTCTCTTTATGCTTATGGCGATTGAAGCGACAGCTTTGGAGACGCTCATTACAGTGCAGCACATCAAAAATCTCATTGCCGAGACCAAGCTTCGCCTCCGCACGGAACTCCCCGGGATCTACAGTCAGGATTTGTTGAACAACCTTTTCCGGCACCCCTACACGCGAATCGAGTTCGTTGCGCGGGACCTCCGCGTTGTGCGCCTCACGGCAACGAAGTATCTGGAAGCAATGGCGAAGGCCGGAATCGTCGAGAAGCTGAAAATCGGGCGAAACAGCTACTACGTCAACGTCCCACTGTTTCGGCTGCTGAGCGGCCCGGCAGCCTAGGGTTCGCCTCCGGCTTTTTTTGAGGGGGCTTTCCGTCTTGCAGCTCTGCTGCGGAGCCGGGGGGATTCGAACCCCCGTTAGGGTTTAACCCCTAAAACAGTTTAGCAAACTGCCGCTTTCAGCCACTCAGCCACAGCTCCTTTAGCAGAAAGGACAGATTGCCGCCGTTCGAAAAGACGGCAAGAAAATTAAGCGCGCCCTTCTGACAACGCCTTCCGGCGGAAGCGAGCGGGGGTCGATTTCATCACTTCCTGGAATTGGCGGACGAAGTAGGAGGGATCGCTGTAG from Verrucomicrobium sp. GAS474 encodes the following:
- a CDS encoding helix-turn-helix transcriptional regulator, which encodes MLHGPVHPRITLLWAYHGTLFLSDSWIEEFEVQPGVFFVESGLIGLRHEGKETLCRPGDLFFTFTGHRSQFAAPGTRLLSIGYQLGLVDQPPLYDLPFGLHVPKSQRRAADHALQAASVALCRAVHPKLRHPSSIQSYPEEAPDLVHHAARQAALWKWLTVLMACLEKRKTTPRPFSIQDSTVGKVRTALDKRPLNKSASSISVDLALNVGWRRVQQLFRAELHMSPSQYFERRRLRHAQMRLSEVGVSVKEVASELGFSSLSHFSFWFKRHCGCAPRVFQTRL
- a CDS encoding DUF2334 domain-containing protein; translation: MPFLVVLAVAFLTAPFLSAQEEAPAAKAEKPFSVILKLDDLNGYKGELGRWQKLRDFAVERQLKLSIGIICNSLEGEGKESYYAWIKEFQQTGLVEFWNHGYDHLAWKDEAGKQFWEFKGPSYEQQKDHLVRSQQLAKDKLGITFRAFGPPFNLTDAATLKALSEDPDLQIFLYGQPQTASATPHLLILDHTDLTIEEPTFVPNPAKVEGAYAKLVGSRDCFVMQGHPGKWDDARFANFVAIVDFLTAKGARFITPSEYLESRAGGTKAATP
- a CDS encoding Fic family protein produces the protein MKSSLPLLPLPPSVQLESAPILKCLVQAHRRLAELKGAVTAIPNEEILIDTLSLREAKDSSTIENIITTEDELFQADAVGGTFQTPAAKEVHSYAAALKVGFRHVRKEGVIRLKHILEIQATLVENRAGLRKLPGTVLKNSNTGAVVYEPPQDSAEIERLMGNFVEHMNRDEAGDPDPLIRMAILHYQFESIHPFYDGNGRTGRILNLLHLVQHRLLDLPVLYLSSYIVRHKEAYYSGLQAIREKEDWEGWILFMLMAIEATALETLITVQHIKNLIAETKLRLRTELPGIYSQDLLNNLFRHPYTRIEFVARDLRVVRLTATKYLEAMAKAGIVEKLKIGRNSYYVNVPLFRLLSGPAA